One window from the genome of Manis pentadactyla isolate mManPen7 chromosome 15, mManPen7.hap1, whole genome shotgun sequence encodes:
- the CYTH2 gene encoding cytohesin-2 — translation MEDGVYEPPDLTPEERMELENIRRRKQELLVEIQRLREELSEAMSEVEGLEANEGSKTLQRNRKMAMGRKKFNMDPKKGIQFLVENELLQNTPEEIARFLYKGEGLNKTAIGDYLGEREELNLAVLHAFVDLHEFTDLNLVQALRQFLWSFRLPGEAQKIDRMMEAFAQRYCLCNPGVFQSTDTCYVLSFAVIMLNTSLHNPNVRDKPGLERFVAMNRGINEGGDLPEELLRNLYDSIRNEPFKIPEDDGNDLTHTFFNPDREGWLLKLGGRVKTWKRRWFILTDNCLYYFEYTTDKEPRGIIPLENLSIREVDDPRKPNCFELYIPNSKGQLIKACKTEADGRVVEGNHMVYRISAPTREEKEEWIKSIQAAVSVDPFYEMLAARKKRISVKKKQEQP, via the exons ATGGAGGACGGTGTCTATG AGCCCCCAGACCTGACTCCGGAGGAGCGAATGGAACTGGAAAACATCCGGCGGCGGAAGCAGGAGCTGCTGGTGGAGATCCAGCGCCTGCGGGAGGAGCTCAGCGAAGCCATGAGTGAGGTGGAGGGTCTGGAAGCCAATGAGGGCAG TAAGACCTTGCAACGGAACCGGAAGATGGcaatgggaaggaagaagttcAACATGGATCCCAAGAAG GGCATCCAATTCTTGGTGGAGAATGAACTTCTGCAGAACACACCTGAGGAGATCGCCCGCTTCCTGTACAAGGGTGAGGGCCTGAACAAGACAGCCATCGGGGACTACCTGGGGGAGAG GGAAGAGCTGAACCTGGCAGTGCTCCATGCCTTTGTGGATCTGCATGAGTTCACTGACCTGAATCTTGTGCAGGCCCTCAG GCAGTTTCTGTGGAGCTTCCGCCTTCCCGGAGAGGCCCAGAAGATTGACCGGATGATGGAAGCCTTTGCCCAGCGATACTGCCTGTGCAACCCCGGGGTTTTCCAGTCCACAG ACACATGCTACGTGCTATCCTTCGCCGTCATCATGCTGAACACCAGCCTTCACAATCCCAACGTCCGGGACAAGCCGGGCCTGGAGCGTTTTGTGGCCATGAATCGGGGCATCAACGAGGGTGGGGACCTGCCTGAGGAGCTACTGAGG AACCTCTATGACAGCATCCGGAATGAGCCCTTCAAGATTCCTGAGGACGATGGGAATGATCTGACCCACACCTTTTTCAATCCGGACCGGGAGGGCTGGCTCCTTAAGCTGG GGGGCCGGGTGAAGACGTGGAAGCGGCGCTGGTTTATCCTCACAGACAACTGCCTCTACTATTTTGAGTACACAACG GACAAGGAGCCCCGAGGAATCATCCCCCTGGAGAACCTGAGCATCCGCGAGGTGGATGACCCCCGGAAACCA AACTGCTTTGAGCTTTACATCCCCAACAGCAAGGGGCAGCTCATCAAAGCCTGCAAAACAGAGGCGGACGGCCGGGTGGTTGAGGGGAACCACATGGTGTACCGGATCTCGGCCCCGACgcgggaggagaaggaggagtggATCAAGTCCATCCA GGCAGCTGTGAGCGTGGACCCCTTCTATGAGATGCTGGCGGCAAGAAAGAAGAGGATTTCTGTCAAGAAGAAGCAGGAGCAGCCCTGA